The following proteins come from a genomic window of Natronosalvus vescus:
- a CDS encoding Nif3-like dinuclear metal center hexameric protein, with the protein MELATIVDRLDEELRTDAYADLDVSANGLQVGSDSRSKSVDHVAFAVDAALETIQAAGEAGADLLVSHHGLSWGGIERVTGRTYDRLEALLEHDMALYVSHLPLDGHQELGNAAGVADVLGLEEREPFGEYGPEYIGQRGKVPKPYSPTELQATLEAELATGGQPIQVLEFGPEAVETVAIVTGSGVDWLDEALGVGADALVTGEGKQQVYHDAKEAGVHVVLAGHYATETFGVEALEGLAREWGLETTLLEAPTGL; encoded by the coding sequence TTAGCGCGAACGGCCTGCAGGTCGGATCGGACTCGAGATCGAAATCGGTCGATCACGTCGCCTTCGCCGTCGACGCGGCCCTCGAAACGATTCAGGCTGCTGGCGAGGCCGGCGCGGATCTGCTCGTCTCCCATCACGGTCTCTCGTGGGGCGGCATCGAACGCGTGACCGGGCGTACCTACGACCGACTCGAGGCGTTGCTCGAACACGATATGGCGCTCTACGTCTCCCACCTCCCACTCGACGGCCACCAGGAGCTAGGCAACGCTGCCGGCGTCGCGGACGTCCTCGGCCTCGAAGAACGCGAACCGTTCGGCGAATACGGCCCGGAGTACATCGGGCAGCGTGGGAAGGTACCGAAACCGTACTCGCCCACCGAACTCCAGGCGACCCTCGAGGCCGAACTCGCGACCGGTGGCCAGCCGATACAGGTGCTCGAGTTCGGGCCTGAGGCGGTCGAAACGGTGGCGATCGTCACCGGCAGCGGCGTCGACTGGCTCGATGAAGCCCTCGGGGTCGGTGCCGACGCGCTGGTGACGGGCGAAGGCAAACAGCAGGTGTACCACGACGCGAAGGAAGCCGGGGTGCACGTCGTGCTGGCCGGCCACTACGCGACCGAGACGTTCGGCGTCGAGGCGCTGGAGGGGCTGGCTCGAGAGTGGGGGCTCGAGACGACACTACTCGAGGCACCGACCGGGCTCTAA